The proteins below come from a single Arthrobacter crystallopoietes genomic window:
- a CDS encoding FdhF/YdeP family oxidoreductase: MTRNNPEVQEADENDLEVEKPKSWAAGIPGVVHSMQPALKHMGVDRSRKTLLAMNQKDGFDCMSCAWPDPDHRKPFEYCENGAKAVTWEATPVTIATEFWAEHTVQELHGRSEYWLGMQGRLTEPVYKPAGADHYIPVSWDDAFRIIAAKLNGLASPDEAAFYTSGRTSNEAAFAYQLFVRAFGTNNLPDCSNMCHESSGWAMGETIGVGKATVKYDDFGKADLIIIMGQNPGTNHPRMLTALEECKENGGEIVAVNPLPEAGLRRYKNPQKVKGIIGHGTEIADQFLQIRLGGDMALLQALSKRVLGAEAAHPGTVLDHEFIQAHCEGLEELKAHLDKLDEQAVLEATGLRAEEIDELAARYLKADKVIITWAMGLTQQKKAVSTIKEIINLLLLRGNIGKPGAGASPIRGHSNVQGDRTMGIWEQMPPSFLDSIQKEFGFNPPREHGVDAVQAIAKMRDGGIKVFIALGGNLVAAISDTAAAEEAMENTEMTVQISTKLNRSHTVIGKEALILPTMGRTEIDRQATGEQFVSVEDTVSAVHPSWGHVEPVAPGLLSEVAIVSRLARAVLGDKVNVDWIGFEQDYDLIRRHISNVVVGCENYNERIRQEGGFMLTNGPRDSRTFNTPTGKAVFSVGDLEALDCPPGRLILQTLRSHDQFNTTIYGYNDRYRGIKKGRHVVFVNPQDLALLGIHDGQLVDVHGEHDDGRERVLRKFRVVAYPTAQGCAAAYYPEANVLVPLDSVAEVSNTPVSKQVIVRLEPVPEEPVSDGGRQEDTGAKMSGRVKAPTVGTASEEAKKPEGGTLPDEAKTPEQAKTPTDGKTPDPDAGWTGTGQ; the protein is encoded by the coding sequence ATGACGCGCAACAATCCTGAGGTTCAGGAAGCCGACGAGAACGATCTCGAGGTGGAGAAGCCCAAATCCTGGGCGGCCGGCATCCCCGGCGTCGTGCATTCCATGCAGCCGGCGCTGAAACACATGGGGGTGGACCGCAGCCGGAAGACCCTGCTCGCGATGAACCAGAAGGACGGGTTCGACTGCATGAGCTGCGCGTGGCCGGATCCGGACCACCGCAAGCCCTTCGAGTACTGCGAGAACGGGGCCAAGGCCGTCACCTGGGAGGCGACGCCGGTCACCATCGCCACCGAGTTCTGGGCCGAGCACACCGTTCAAGAGCTGCACGGCCGCAGCGAGTACTGGCTGGGCATGCAGGGCCGCCTGACCGAGCCGGTGTACAAGCCGGCCGGCGCGGACCATTACATCCCGGTCAGCTGGGACGACGCCTTCAGGATCATCGCCGCGAAACTCAACGGCCTGGCCTCGCCGGATGAGGCCGCCTTCTACACCAGCGGCCGCACATCCAACGAGGCCGCCTTCGCCTACCAGCTGTTTGTGCGCGCCTTCGGCACCAACAACCTGCCGGACTGTTCCAACATGTGCCACGAATCCTCCGGCTGGGCGATGGGAGAGACCATCGGCGTCGGCAAGGCCACGGTGAAGTATGACGACTTTGGCAAAGCGGACCTGATCATCATCATGGGCCAGAACCCGGGCACCAACCATCCGCGCATGCTCACCGCCTTGGAGGAGTGCAAGGAGAACGGCGGCGAGATTGTTGCCGTCAACCCGCTGCCCGAGGCCGGTCTGCGCCGGTACAAGAACCCGCAGAAGGTCAAGGGCATCATCGGCCACGGCACCGAGATCGCGGACCAGTTCCTGCAGATCCGGCTCGGCGGGGACATGGCTCTGCTCCAGGCCCTCTCCAAGCGGGTGCTCGGTGCCGAAGCCGCCCATCCCGGCACCGTGCTGGACCACGAGTTCATCCAGGCCCACTGCGAGGGTCTCGAGGAGCTCAAGGCGCACCTGGACAAGCTGGACGAACAGGCCGTGCTGGAAGCCACCGGCCTGCGCGCCGAGGAGATCGACGAACTCGCCGCCCGCTACCTGAAGGCGGACAAGGTCATCATCACCTGGGCCATGGGACTGACCCAGCAGAAGAAAGCGGTCTCCACCATCAAGGAGATCATCAACCTGCTGCTCCTGCGCGGCAACATCGGCAAGCCCGGCGCCGGTGCATCCCCCATCCGCGGCCACAGCAACGTGCAGGGTGACAGGACCATGGGTATCTGGGAACAGATGCCGCCGTCGTTCCTCGATTCCATCCAGAAGGAATTCGGCTTCAACCCGCCGCGGGAACACGGGGTGGACGCGGTCCAGGCCATTGCCAAAATGCGCGACGGCGGGATCAAGGTTTTCATCGCGCTCGGCGGCAACCTTGTGGCCGCCATTTCGGACACGGCAGCGGCTGAGGAGGCCATGGAAAACACGGAGATGACCGTCCAGATCTCCACCAAACTCAACCGCTCGCACACCGTCATCGGCAAGGAAGCGCTGATCCTGCCCACCATGGGTCGCACCGAAATTGACCGGCAGGCCACCGGCGAGCAGTTCGTCTCGGTGGAGGACACCGTCAGCGCGGTGCACCCGTCCTGGGGCCATGTGGAACCCGTGGCGCCCGGCCTGCTCTCGGAGGTTGCCATCGTCAGCCGGCTGGCCCGCGCGGTGCTGGGGGACAAGGTCAACGTGGATTGGATCGGCTTCGAGCAGGACTACGACCTGATCCGCCGGCATATCTCCAACGTGGTGGTCGGGTGCGAGAACTACAACGAGCGCATCCGGCAGGAGGGCGGCTTCATGCTGACCAACGGCCCGCGGGATTCGCGCACCTTCAACACGCCCACCGGCAAGGCGGTGTTCAGCGTCGGTGACCTGGAGGCGCTGGACTGCCCGCCCGGTCGGCTGATCCTGCAGACCCTGCGCTCGCATGACCAGTTCAACACCACCATCTACGGCTACAACGACAGGTACCGCGGCATCAAAAAGGGCCGCCACGTGGTCTTCGTGAACCCGCAGGACCTGGCCTTGCTGGGGATCCACGACGGCCAGCTGGTTGACGTCCACGGCGAGCACGACGACGGCCGCGAGCGTGTGCTGCGCAAGTTCCGTGTTGTTGCGTACCCCACTGCCCAGGGGTGCGCGGCGGCCTACTATCCGGAGGCGAACGTGCTGGTCCCGCTGGACAGCGTGGCAGAAGTCAGCAATACGCCCGTCTCCAAGCAGGTGATCGTCCGTCTGGAACCGGTGCCGGAGGAGCCCGTGTCGGACGGTGGCAGGCAGGAAGACACCGGAGCCAAGATGTCCGGTCGCGTCAAGGCCCCAACCGTTGGCACAGCCTCGGAGGAAGCCAAGAAACCCGAGGGTGGCACGCTCCCCGACGAGGCCAAGACGCCCGAGCAAGCCAAGACCCCCACCGACGGGAAGACTCCCGATCCGGATGCCGGCTGGACCGGCACCGGGCAATAG
- the glmU gene encoding bifunctional UDP-N-acetylglucosamine diphosphorylase/glucosamine-1-phosphate N-acetyltransferase GlmU, with the protein MSPQDNSPDNAVPVIQPAAVIVLAAGAGTRMKSQKPKILHEIGGISMVGHALAAARGLEPKVLAAVVRHERDRVAAHIQELDPEALIVDQDEIPGTGRAVEAALEALPADLEGTVVVTYGDVPLLTTALLQELVRTHTEDGNAVTVLTAVLDDAAGYGRIVRTENGTVQGIVEHKDASDAQREIREINSGIYAFDAKVLRDALKEITTDNAQGEKYLTDVLGLANDGGGRVAAVVTTDRWQVEGANDRVQLAQLGAEHNKRVLEAAMRSGVSIVDPATTWIDSTVTFGTDVTLLPGTQLHGSTHVASDAVVGPDCTLTNVTVGEGAKVIRTHGSDSRIGPKATVGPFTYLRPGTQLGEKGKIGAFYETKNVIIGKGSKLSHLGYAGDAEIGENSNIGCGNITANYDGVAKHRTIIGSEVRTGSNTVFVAPVQVGDGAYSGAGAVIRKDVPAGALALNVAAQRNIEGWVQQNRAGTAAAKAADAATSSQTPTNAESDHS; encoded by the coding sequence GTGAGCCCCCAAGACAACAGTCCAGACAACGCAGTACCGGTGATCCAGCCGGCCGCAGTCATCGTTCTCGCCGCAGGCGCGGGCACCCGGATGAAGTCGCAGAAACCGAAGATCCTCCACGAAATCGGCGGGATTTCCATGGTCGGCCACGCGCTGGCCGCAGCCCGGGGCCTCGAGCCCAAGGTGCTGGCCGCCGTCGTACGCCATGAGCGCGACCGCGTGGCCGCCCATATCCAGGAGCTGGATCCGGAGGCGCTGATCGTGGACCAGGACGAGATTCCCGGCACCGGCCGCGCGGTGGAAGCCGCGCTCGAAGCCCTCCCCGCGGACCTCGAGGGCACCGTTGTGGTGACCTACGGCGATGTTCCGTTGCTCACAACCGCCCTGCTGCAGGAGCTGGTGCGGACCCACACCGAGGACGGCAACGCGGTGACCGTGCTGACTGCGGTCCTCGATGACGCCGCCGGCTACGGGCGGATTGTCCGCACCGAAAACGGCACCGTGCAGGGCATTGTGGAGCACAAGGATGCCAGCGATGCGCAGCGCGAAATCCGCGAGATCAACTCCGGCATCTACGCCTTCGACGCGAAGGTCCTGCGCGATGCGCTCAAGGAGATCACCACGGACAATGCGCAGGGCGAGAAGTACCTTACCGACGTGCTCGGCCTGGCTAACGACGGCGGGGGCCGGGTGGCCGCGGTAGTCACCACCGACCGCTGGCAGGTTGAGGGCGCGAACGACCGCGTCCAGCTGGCCCAGCTCGGCGCGGAGCACAACAAGCGCGTGCTCGAAGCCGCCATGCGTTCCGGCGTGAGCATCGTCGACCCTGCCACTACCTGGATCGACTCCACGGTCACGTTCGGCACGGACGTCACGCTGCTGCCCGGCACCCAACTGCACGGCAGCACACACGTGGCGAGCGACGCCGTCGTTGGTCCCGATTGCACCCTGACAAACGTCACGGTGGGCGAGGGCGCCAAGGTCATCCGCACGCACGGTTCGGACAGCCGGATCGGCCCGAAGGCGACGGTGGGTCCGTTCACCTACCTGCGCCCGGGCACGCAGCTGGGGGAGAAGGGCAAGATCGGCGCCTTCTACGAGACCAAGAACGTCATCATCGGCAAGGGCTCCAAGCTGAGCCACCTCGGATACGCCGGGGATGCCGAGATCGGCGAGAACTCGAACATCGGCTGCGGCAACATCACCGCCAATTACGACGGCGTGGCCAAGCACCGTACGATCATCGGCTCCGAGGTCCGCACCGGATCGAACACCGTCTTCGTTGCACCCGTTCAGGTGGGCGACGGCGCGTATTCGGGCGCGGGCGCGGTGATCCGCAAGGACGTTCCGGCCGGCGCGCTGGCGCTGAACGTCGCGGCCCAGCGCAACATCGAAGGCTGGGTCCAGCAGAACCGTGCCGGTACTGCAGCTGCAAAGGCGGCCGATGCCGCTACTTCTTCCCAAACCCCCACCAATGCAGAAAGTGACCATTCATGA
- a CDS encoding ribose-phosphate diphosphokinase, whose translation MTGIKAQGEKRLVLASGRAHPELAKEIAKELEIDLLPTSAYDFANGEIYVRFEESVRGTDAFVIQAHPAPINEWLMEHLIMVDTLKRASAKRITVIAPFYPYARQDKKHRGREPISARLVADMYKTAGADRLISVDLHTAQIQGFFDGPVDHLMAIPLLAEYVRTRVDLDNVTVVSPDTGRVRVAEQWAERLGGAPLAFVHKSRDVNVPNQAVAKTVVGQVEGRECVLIDDMIDTGGTIAGAVQVLKNAGAKDVIIASTHAVFSDPAARRLAESGAREVVVTNTLPITADKQFPQLTVLSIAPLIARAISEVFEDGSVTSLFDGKA comes from the coding sequence ATGACCGGTATTAAGGCCCAGGGCGAAAAGAGGCTGGTCCTTGCCTCAGGCAGGGCACACCCGGAACTCGCCAAAGAGATCGCCAAAGAGCTCGAGATCGATCTGCTTCCCACCAGCGCATACGACTTCGCCAACGGCGAGATCTACGTCCGCTTCGAGGAAAGCGTCCGCGGTACCGATGCCTTTGTGATCCAGGCACACCCGGCCCCGATCAACGAATGGCTCATGGAGCACCTGATCATGGTGGACACGCTGAAACGTGCCTCCGCCAAGCGCATCACCGTGATTGCCCCGTTCTACCCGTACGCCCGCCAGGACAAGAAGCACCGCGGCCGCGAGCCGATCTCGGCCCGTCTGGTGGCGGACATGTACAAGACCGCCGGCGCCGACCGCCTCATCTCGGTTGACCTGCACACCGCCCAGATCCAGGGCTTCTTCGACGGCCCCGTGGACCACCTGATGGCCATCCCGCTGCTGGCCGAGTATGTCCGCACCCGTGTGGACCTGGACAACGTCACCGTGGTCTCCCCGGACACGGGCCGCGTCCGCGTGGCCGAGCAGTGGGCCGAGCGCCTCGGCGGCGCCCCGCTGGCCTTCGTCCACAAGTCACGCGACGTCAACGTGCCCAACCAGGCCGTGGCCAAGACGGTTGTCGGCCAGGTTGAAGGCCGCGAGTGCGTGCTGATCGATGACATGATCGACACCGGCGGAACCATCGCCGGCGCCGTCCAGGTGCTCAAGAACGCCGGAGCCAAGGACGTCATCATCGCCTCCACCCATGCCGTCTTCTCGGACCCGGCGGCCCGCCGTCTGGCTGAGTCCGGCGCCCGTGAAGTGGTGGTCACCAACACGCTGCCCATCACCGCGGACAAGCAGTTCCCGCAGCTGACCGTGCTGTCCATCGCTCCGCTGATCGCCCGTGCCATCAGCGAAGTGTTCGAGGACGGTTCCGTCACCAGCCTCTTCGACGGCAAGGCCTAA
- a CDS encoding DUF1772 domain-containing protein: MTLGEMAGVGSAIVGGFYVAFSLTVMPALRRRPDREAEAAMVSINQQAVRLPFMVLFFGTALLCVGTFVQHLVSPPTEDLFTSTLGAACYLAGWLATMAINVPLNGRLARSDIGWAGFEQSWSRANLARAILSAVGAVLLILG, from the coding sequence GTGACACTCGGGGAGATGGCCGGGGTCGGCTCTGCAATCGTGGGCGGTTTTTACGTTGCGTTTTCCCTCACCGTCATGCCGGCACTCCGACGCAGGCCGGACCGTGAAGCCGAGGCCGCGATGGTGTCGATCAATCAACAGGCCGTCCGGCTACCTTTTATGGTGTTGTTCTTCGGCACCGCTCTCTTGTGCGTCGGCACATTTGTCCAGCATCTCGTGAGCCCTCCGACGGAAGACCTGTTTACATCAACGCTCGGCGCCGCCTGCTACCTGGCGGGATGGCTGGCAACGATGGCCATCAACGTGCCCCTTAACGGGCGGCTGGCGCGGTCAGACATCGGTTGGGCTGGATTCGAGCAGTCTTGGAGCCGGGCCAACCTCGCACGGGCCATCCTTTCCGCGGTGGGCGCCGTCCTGCTGATCCTCGGTTGA